A region from the Oscillatoria sp. FACHB-1406 genome encodes:
- a CDS encoding DUF488 domain-containing protein: MPIIESKQVKLFTIGFTKKSARDFFEKLKAAGIKKVIDTRLNNVSQLSGFTKRSDLEYFLTSIADIDYCHILDFAPTKDILDEYKKNKGSWETYERQFLELMVHRQVENKISPSQLDCACLLCSEAKPHYCHRRLVAEYLSEKWGNVNICHL; this comes from the coding sequence ATGCCAATCATTGAATCAAAACAAGTTAAGTTGTTTACGATAGGGTTTACTAAGAAGAGCGCTCGCGATTTTTTTGAAAAACTGAAAGCTGCTGGTATTAAAAAGGTTATAGACACCCGTTTGAATAATGTTTCTCAGTTGTCTGGTTTTACCAAACGATCTGACCTGGAGTATTTTTTAACCTCTATTGCTGACATTGATTACTGCCACATTTTAGATTTTGCTCCAACGAAAGATATTCTTGATGAATACAAAAAAAATAAAGGAAGCTGGGAAACTTACGAGCGACAATTTTTAGAGCTAATGGTTCATCGTCAAGTTGAAAATAAAATCTCTCCAAGTCAACTCGATTGTGCTTGTCTCCTCTGTAGCGAAGCAAAACCGCATTACTGTCATCGCCGCTTGGTCGCTGAGTATCTTAGTGAAAAATGGGGCAACGTAAATATATGTCATCTCTGA